The Lewinellaceae bacterium genome has a segment encoding these proteins:
- a CDS encoding DNA-3-methyladenine glycosylase 2 family protein, with product MTPEIIDFLSKDKRLKQVIETTPVVFPESDGDIYARLLRAIVFQQLSGKAASTIHSRFMELFPDEYPDPGILLSIDTPILRSAGLSYQKAGYLHNVAEFFQQENLIGKDWSTMEDEAIIDYLTQIKGVGKWTVEMLLMFTLNRPDILPLDDLGIQQAIQMLYQFEEKGRALKERMLKIAEPWRPYRTYASLYLWRWKDGQKA from the coding sequence ATGACACCCGAAATTATTGACTTTCTCTCCAAAGATAAACGTTTAAAGCAGGTCATTGAGACCACTCCAGTCGTTTTTCCCGAAAGCGACGGGGACATTTATGCCAGGCTCCTCAGGGCTATTGTCTTTCAACAGCTTTCCGGCAAAGCGGCTTCCACCATCCATAGCAGGTTCATGGAATTGTTCCCTGATGAATATCCTGATCCGGGCATTTTATTGTCGATCGATACGCCCATTCTACGCAGTGCCGGGTTGTCGTACCAGAAAGCCGGATACCTTCATAATGTGGCTGAATTTTTCCAGCAAGAGAACCTGATCGGAAAAGACTGGTCAACGATGGAAGATGAAGCGATTATCGATTATCTTACGCAAATCAAAGGCGTGGGTAAATGGACCGTTGAAATGCTTTTAATGTTTACCCTCAATCGCCCGGACATTCTACCGTTGGATGACCTGGGCATCCAGCAAGCCATCCAGATGTTGTACCAATTCGAAGAAAAAGGGCGCGCCCTTAAAGAAAGAATGTTGAAGATCGCAGAGCCCTGGCGCCCATACCGGACTTATGCCAGTCTGTATTTGTGGCGTTGGAAAGATGGAC